In Euphorbia lathyris chromosome 9, ddEupLath1.1, whole genome shotgun sequence, the following are encoded in one genomic region:
- the LOC136206465 gene encoding myosin-11, with protein MATTVNIIEGSHCWVEDSEDAWIDGLVLKITGKNVEIETSGGKKITANLSKIYPKDTEAPAGGVDDMTKLSYLHEPGVLENLKTRYELNEIYTYTGNILIAINPFQRLPHIYDSHMMQQYKGAPFGELSPHVFAVADVAYRAMINEGKSNSILVSGESGAGKTETTKMLMRYLAFLGGRVATEGRTVEQQVLESNPVLEAFGNAKTVRNNNSSRFGKFVEIQFDKHGRISGAAIRTYLLERSRVCQVSDPERNYHCFYLLCAAPQEEIEKYKLGNPKSFHYLNQSKCYELVGISDAHDYLATRRAMDIVGISAKEQEAIFRVVAAILHLGNIDFTKGKEADSSVPKDEQSKFHLKMAAELLMCDIKGLEDALCKRVMITPEEVIKRSLDPQSAAISRDGLAKTVYCRLFDWLVDKINTSIGQDATSKCLIGVLDIYGFESFKANSFEQFCINFTNEKLQQHFNQHVFKMEQEEYTKEQIDWSYIEFVDNQDVLDLIEKKPGGIIALLDEACMFPKSTHETFSNKLYQTFKSHKRFIKPKLSRTDFTVAHYAGEVLYQSDHFLDKNKDYVVPEHQDLLGVSKCSFVAGLFPALPDETSKSSKFSSIGSRFKLQLQSLMETLNSTEPHYIRCVKPNNLLKPAIFENINIMQQLRCGGVLEAIRISCAGYPTRKPFFEFVNRFGLLAPEALEGNYDEKVACRKILEKKGLQGFQVGKTKVFLRAGQMAELDARRTEVLSNAAKTIQRRVRTHCARKRFIALRKAAIYIQALWRGRLACKIFEGMKREAGAIKIQKHVRRYEARKAYKNLHVSALLLQTGLRAMAAHKEYRFKLQTKAAIIIQTRWRCHRAFLYYKRLKRGAIVSQTRWRGTIARRELRKLKMEARETGALKEAKNKLEKQVEELTWRLQLEKRLRTDLEEAKAQEATKLQHTMEEMQKKIDDANALIVKERDDAMKAIEEAPPVIKETQVLIEDTKKIESLTEEVEILKASVDSERQRADDNEKKYNEVKENSEERTKKLEDTEKKVQQLQESLQRLEEKITNLESENQVLRQQAVSMTPSKFLSGRSRSIMQRADSHIPLDAKTSMELHSSSMNHRESEADDKPQKSLNEKQQENQELLIRCIAQHLGFSGNRPIAACIIYKCLLQWRSFEVERTSVFDRIIQTIGHAIETQDNNDILAYWLSNASTLLLLLQRTLKASGAAGMTPQRRRSSSATLFGRMTQSFRGTPQGVNLSLINGNISGGVDTLRQVEAKYPALLFKQQLTAYVEKIYGMIRDNLKKEISPLLGLCIQAPRTSRASLVKGVRSVANTAAQQALIAHWQGIVKSLGNFLNTLKANHVPPFLVRKVFTQIFSFINVQLFNSLLLRRECCSFSNGEYVKAGLAELEHWCYKATDEYAGSSWDELKHIRQAIGFLVIHQKPKKTLDEISHDLCPVLSIQQLYRISTMYWDDKYGTHSVSSEVISNMRVLMTEDSNNAVSSSFLLDDDSSIPFSVDDLSKSMEQIDISDIEPPPLIRENSGFSFLLPRSD; from the exons ATG GCAACTACTGTGAATATAATTGAAGGCTCTCATTGCTGGGTTGAAGACTCAGAAGACGCTTGGATTGATGGACTAGTATTAAAGATTACTGGAAAAAATGTCGAAATCGAAACATCAGGTGGAAAGAAG ATTACGGCAAACTTGTCGAAAATATACCCAAAAGATACGGAAGCTCCTGCTGGTGGAGTTGATGACATGACAAAGCTTTCTTATTTGCATGAGCCTGGAGTTTTGGAAAATCTAAAAACAAGATATGAACTGAATGAAATCTAT ACTTACACTGGGAATATTCTTATTGCTATTAATCCATTTCAAAGACTGCCTCATATTTACGATTCTCACATGATGCAACAATACAAGGGAGCACCATTTGGGGAGCTAAGTCCTCATGTTTTTGCAGTTGCTGATGTTGCATACAG GGCAATGATCAATGAGGGAAAAAGCAATTCGATTTTGGTCAGCGGTGAAAGTGGTGCAGGAAAAACTGAGACCACAAAAATGCTTATGAGGTACCTTGCCTTTTTAGGTGGTCGAGTAGCTACTGAAGGAAGGACAGTTGAACAGCAAGTTCTTGAA TCAAATCCAGTCCTTGAAGCTTTTGGGAATGCTAAAACTGTTAGAAACAATAATTCCAG CCGTTTTGGTAAATTTGTTGAGATCCAGTTTGATAAGCATGGAAGAATCTCAGGAGCTGCCATCAGAACTTACCTTTTGGAGAGATCCCGTGTTTGCCAAGTTTCTGATCCTGAGCGAAACTATCACTGCTTTTACCTTCTTTGTGCCGCACCACAGGAG GAAATTGAAAAGTACAAGTTGGGGAATCCAAAATCGTTTCACTATCTTAACCAATCAAAATGTTATGAGTTGGTTGGCATAAGTGATGCTCATGACTACCTTGCCACAAGAAGAGCTATGGACATTGTTGGAATAAGTGCAAAGGAACAG GAAGCAATTTTCAGAGTTGTTGCTGCAATCCTTCACCTTGGAAATATCGATTttactaagggaaaggaagctGATTCATCAGTTCCAAAAGATGAGCAATCCAAATTTCATCTTAAAATGGCAGCAGAGCTACTAAT GTGTGATATTAAGGGCTTGGAAGATGCACTATGTAAGCGTGTTATGATCACCCCTGAGGAGGTTATCAAGCGAAGTCTGGATCCTCAAAGTGCAGCTATAAGCAGGGATGGTTTAGCTAAGACAGTTTATTGCCGCTTGTTTGACTG GTTAGTGGATAAAATTAATACGTCGATTGGACAAGATGCTACTTCAAAATGTCTGATTGGGGTCCTTGACATCTATGGTTTTGAAAGCTTTAAAGCTAACAG TTTTGAGCAATTCTGTATTAACTTTACGAACGAGAAGTTGCAGCAACATTTCAACCAG CACGTCTTTAAAATGGAACAAGAAGAGTACACTAAAGAGCAGATCGATTGGAGCTACATTGAGTTTGTTGATAATCAAGATGTCTTGGATCTCATTGAGAAG AAACCTGGGGGAATCATTGCCCTCCTTGATGAAGCTTG CATGTTTCCAAAGTCAACACATGAAACATTTTCGAATAAGCTATATCAGACGTTTAAAAGTCACAAGCGTTTCATCAAGCCGAAATTGTCTCGAACAGATTTCACCGTCGCTCATTACGCAGGAGAG GTGCTCTATCAATCTGATCACTTTTTGGACAAGAACAAGGACTATGTGGTTCCTGAACACCAGGATTTGTTGGGTGTTTCCAAATGTTCATTTGTAGCAGGCCTTTTCCCTGCACTTCCAGATGAGACGAGCAAATCTTCGAAGTTCTCTTCCATTGGCTCCCGTTTCAAG CTACAACTACAATCACTAATGGAAACTTTAAATTCAACTGAACCGCACTATATCAGATGTGTAAAACCAAACAACTTACTCAAGCCTGCCATATTCGAGAACATTAATATCATGCAACAGTTGCGGTGTGGT GGAGTTCTGGAAGCAATCAGAATCAGTTGTGCTGGATACCCTACTCGCAAACCTTTCTTTGAATTCGTAAACCGATTTGGGCTTCTTGCTCCAGAGGCTTTGGAAGGAAA CTACGATGAAAAGGTTGCCTGCCGAAAGATTCTGGAAAAGAAGGGACTTCAAGGATTTCAG gtaGGAAAAACAAAGGTATTCTTAAGAGCTGGTCAGATGGCTGAATTAGATGCAAGGAGAACCGAGGTACTCAGTAATGCAGCAAAAACCATCCAACGGCGAGTACGAACTCATTGTGCTCGTAAACGGTTTATTGCACTGCGGAAGGCTGCTATATACATACAGGCATTGTGGAGAG GAAGACTTGCATGCAAAATTTTTGAAGGCATGAAAAGGGAGGCGGGTGCTATAAAAATTCAGAAGCATGTCCGCAGGTATGAAGCCAGAAAAGCCTACAAGAACCTACATGTCTCTGCACTTCTCTTGCAAACGGGTTTGAGAGCAATGGCTGCTCACAAGGAATACAGATTTAAGTTGCAAACTAAAGCTGCAATTATTATTCAG ACCCGTTGGCGTTGTCATAGAGCCTTTTTGTACTATAAGAGGCTGAAGAGAGGAGCAATTGTGTCCCAAACCCGATGGAGGGGAACAATCGCCAGGAGGGAGCTTCGGAAGCTCAAAATG GAAGCAAGGGAAACTGGTGCGTTAAAAGAAGCAAAGAATAAACTTGAAAAACAAGTAGAGGAACTCACTTGGCGGCTACAATTGGAAAAACGTTTAAGG ACTGACTTAGAGGAAGCAAAAGCACAGGAGGCAACAAAACTTCAGCATACCATGGAAGAAATGCAAAAGAAGATAGATGATGCAAATGCATTGATAGTAAAGGAACGAGATGATGCGATGAAGGCTATTGAAGAAGCACCTCCCGTTATTAAAGAAACTCAAGTACTCATTGAAGATACAAAGAAAATTGAATCTCTAACAGAAGAAGTAGAAATCTTGAAG GCATCAGTGGATTCTGAAAGACAAAGAGCTGATGATAACGAAAAGAAATACAATGAAGTCAAAGAGAATAGTGAAGAGAGAACGAAAAAATTAGAGGACACAGAGAAAAAAGTTCAGCAGCTTCAGGAATCTTTGCAGAG GCTAGAAGAGAAGATTACCAATTTAGAATCAGAGAATCAAGTTTTGCGGCAACAGGCTGTGTCCATGACACCCAGCAAGTTCCTTTCAGGACGCTCCAGATCAATTATGCAG CGGGCTGATAGTCATATCCCATTGGATGCAAAGACAAGCATG GAATTGCATAGCTCTTCGATGAACCACAGGGAGTCTGAAGCAGATGATAAACCACAAAAGTCGCTAAATGAGAAACAACAGGAGAACCAGGAGTTGCTCATTCGTTGTATTGCACAACATCTTGGCTTTTCAGGGAACAGGCCTATTGCAGCCTGCATCATATACAAATGCCTTTTGCAGTGGAGATCATTTGAAGTTGAACGCACTAGCGTCTTTGATCGAATAATTCAGACAATAGGCCATGCTATTGAG ACCCAAGATAACAACGACATATTGGCCTATTGGTTATCCAATGCATCAACGCTTCTCTTGCTACTTCAGCGCACATTGAAGGCCAGTGGCGCAGCTGGAATGACTCCACAACGCCGTCGATCTTCATCTGCTACTCTGTTCGGAAGAATGACACAG AGTTTCCGTGGAACTCCACAAGGAGTCAACCTTTCCTTAATCAACGGTAACATTAGTGGAGGAGTGGATACATTGCGCCAAGTTGAAGCGAAGTACCCAGCTTTGCTTTTTAAACAGCAACTTACAGCCTATGTGGAAAAAATTTACGGAATGATTCGAgataatctgaagaaagaaattTCTCCTTTGCTCGGATTGTGCATCCAG gCACCAAGAACATCCAGAGCAAGCTTAGTAAAAGGAGTACGTTCAGTAGCTAACACTGCAGCCCAGCAAGCCTTGATTGCTCACTGGCAAGGAATCGTTAAGAGCCTCGGAAATTTCTTAAACACTTTGAAAGCAAATCAT GTACCCCCATTTTTGGTTCGAAAGGTGTTCACGCAAATATTTTCCTTCATCAATGTTCAGTTATTTAACAG TCTTTTGTTGAGGCGAGAGTGTTGTTCATTTAGTAACGGTGAGTATGTGAAAGCTGGATTAGCTGAATTGGAACATTGGTGTTACAAGGCAACAGATGAG TATGCAGGTTCATCCTGGGACGAACTCAAGCATATCAGACAAGCTATAGGGTTTCTG GTCATACatcaaaaaccgaaaaaaaCATTGGATGAAATAAGTCATGACCTGTGTCCG GTTCTCAGTATACAGCAGCTATACCGGATAAGTACGATGTATTGGGATGACAAATACGGAACACATAGTGTATCCTCGGAA GTTATATCGAATATGAGGGTTTTGATGACAGAAGATTCGAACAATGCTGTTAGTAGTTCTTTCCTGTTGGATGATGATTCAAG CATTCCGTTCTCAGTAGACGACTTGTCGAAGTCGATGGAACAAATTGACATATCTGATATTGAACCTCCACCGCTTATTCGCGAGAACTCAGGATTTAGTTTCTTGCTGCCACGTTCAGATTAG